ACCGCGACCATcttgttgatttgttttaagTTCCCACTATACACCGCACCAAAGCCTCCTTCACCTAGCTTCCTTTGGTGTGAGAATCCGTTTGTTGCTGACACAAGATCCTTGTAAGAAAACTTTCTTGGTCCTCCTGTTTCCTTTTCTAGGTCTTCGtttattgatgatgatgataccaTGTTTGTTATCTCTCTTGAATTCCTCTTCCTCGACCAAACCACAACGGTCGAGATGACAAGAACCGTCACTAGAACAAAGACAGCAACCGCAATGCCAATAACCAGTCCTGTCTTGTTGTCGGCTTTCTCGGGATCTAGACTTGAACTAAGCTCCCAAGACAAGAGTCTATGTTCACCTGTGTTTAATCCAGCAGCTGCTATAAACCCTAACATAACTTCTGATGGTAGAACCTTAGCTAGGTCAATGATGTAAGAAAGGCTTGAACTCTCATCATCAGAGGCTGTTAGCTCATAACCCCAAGACACACTCAAGTTCTTGTTAACAGAATCATAAGAGACACGTGCATGACCAATATCTTGACTATGCAAACTTGCGTTCCAAGAAGTGTAGTTAGAAGATTCAAGAGAATTATTATTGATCCCGACATGAGATGCAACGTCCCTAGGATCCCAACCCGGGTTGCTAAACGTGTCAAACTCGAtatgaacgaggtcaaaagaaGATTTGTAATCAATATTTGGACCGAAGAGACCCAAGAAACCAGAAGGAGTGTATGCAGGGAGTGGAGCTCCCACAGGAGCAAGAAAGAAACATATACCATGACTATCTTCTGAGAGGTTACGAGCATCGATTTTGAAAGAGAAGCTGGTGTTGAAATCTGAAGCGTTACCAGTTCTACGACTCCATATAGGGACCTCCTTTGAGTAAGTGATCCAACCAACTTGAGATGTACGTGCAGCGCTGTTGAAGTTTACCGTCCCATCTTCATCGGCTGCTGCATCACCGTGGTAGACTATGTTTTGTGAAGGATCATCTGGTTGAAAGCTGGTGATGTTGAAGTAAAGTGAATCAACAACAAAAGGGAAGAGGATGAAAAGGGAAATGAACAAGATAGAATTGGCCATTGagaaggaagaaagaaaagatttaCAAGATGAGATTGTAGAAGATCTATGATCATCAAATAAAACCAGTCAAGAGCCAGAAGAATGGTCAAGAAAACAggcttattttttttcaatagatCACTATCAGTTATGCTTGATCACAGGAAGTTTCGTATTAGTTTACTTTTCTTGAATCACAAGTCAAACCAACACGCTGTACAACAATCTTCAAACAGTTTGACTTTTTGTCCTACtcattattatgtttttaactcTTCCAAGAATATGGTAAAATCTGGAAAAGTTAAGATTCTTGAATAAACCTAAAGATTCAAAGcaaagataaaatattataacagCTCAGCTTTGATATGGAAAGTTGGTAACAAACTATACAACCAAGTGCACAAAACAGAGATACTTCCACAAGAAATAAGGAGGCTACAAGAGAACAAACACCAATAGATTTAAATACTAATTCCGTATTCTAATAGACAACATTTTAGTATTAAACATAtagaataacaaaatattttctaaacaaaaatacCATTGATTATTCACTTAATCATAATTTGaccaataacaaaatatattgcaTAGTACCGTTGGTCATAtataacataatttatataaatattatatcgaaaattggaaaaatatttaatttggaaaaggaaaaaaatctctaaaacgTCAAACATAAAAAACGGAAAGAGTATATGACAACAGATGAAACAGAGCAAAGGGATACAGAAGCATACATCTACTGAGGCTGGGAGTAGTCAGCGACCAAGTTGAGCGCTATAAAAAGTTGTTGTAGCTAACCCCACCTGagcttgatgatgatgatgacacaTGATATGTAAGACATTTTGTGTGGTAGATTAGGCAATGGTGGTGCCTCGAAAATTCAATACTTGTATCGCTTGTTTTATTAAAGATCTAGAGTTTATATCAGGGTGATGAGCACACCACAACTCTACAATCATAACACACTCTCCTTGTTTCATATCATAATCTTTACACATTTGATGATCACTGGCTGAAATAAGTTCTCCACTTCCGTAGAGCTCACATACCCTCTTTACAATTGCCTCAGACTCAATTTTTCCTTGTCTCGGCTCCATCGACTTCTTTCATGTAACACACTCAGGAACAGATCTACTTAAGGTAAGGAGGGACAGCTGCTCcccataaaattttaaatttttctttaaatgtTAAAAGCAAAATTAATTTGCCCCGTCGAAAAATAGTTTCTGCTCCCTCCCTAACTTAATATGTTCTCAAATTTCAGTGTAAAATATCATTTCCCTATTTTAAAGGCTATTTATTATAGCATTACCACGATTCCTTATTTGATTTGAGAACATTTAATCATTGTTGCTTAAATAATAACTTGTTGATGAATTTtgtaaatatcaaataaaatctatttatctaataaataaacatttttagttTATCATAATATACTCAATGGtgataaaattgtttttaaatagtTATCCACTCatagtgaaaaataaaatacttcttttgaggaaagttttttttattatctgaatgtatatgtatttatatttgcCACACCAAGAAAAACATGAAATTTTTGCTTTTATActtgtttttacaaaattcaaaattttttatttacattaataaacaaaaagaaatatgaGGTTTGCGTCCCTATTAAACTATATTGTATACTTCAGTTATAAAATTGACAAatgcatttataaaatatttaataattattgaataataatttttatttaaattattatttgttcccgataaattttttttctagatcCGCCATTGAACACACTTTCTACCAAAACAATTCCAAAGCTACAGACGTCAGGTTCTATACTATCCCTTCCGGTGCTTATGTATTCAGGAGCCATGTAACCCAAAGTTCCAGCCAATCCCGTAGTCTGGGGACCTAGCTCGCGAACCATCAACTTGCCTTGATGTCCCTGTTGACAATGCATTGCTCCCACTCCTCATGAAGGTAAAACAACACAGAGGCTACACCTAGAGATATCTTGCACCTAGCAGCACATGTGAGATGAGCTTTCTTACCGAATAGGTGTGAGTCAAGGCTACCATAAGACTAAACAATAGTCTTAATAACACATCAAGTTACATTTGCCTTTCTATGCTTTTACCAAGTTTATCTCAGAAGCTCAtttaaacacaaatataaagaATAGAAAAACATATCTAACGGGTATATATACTCATTAACCAAAAGTACATGATACATATGTAATTAAAAACCTCTCGGGTACAAATGTAATTAAAGAAACGGCAGGGACCATCTTTCTCAAACAAATACCAAACTATCAGATTACATATATGTAATTAACAGAACTTGAGGGCACATACGAAATTTGATACCATGttcgaaaatataatttaagaaaataaaaagagagcaaatataataatattagctAGTGATGGAGACTCTGTGTTCGGAGACTTCTGAAACCCTTACGATCATCATCGCGCAAGTTAAAACCATCGTCGAAGTTCTGAGCATAACTCACAGCATCGTAGTGAAACTTTATCAACCTCTTCGGTTTTGCGTTCTTGAGTCCGCAGCTTGTAACCAAAAACAATAGCCTTCTAAGGAGATTCCTTAATCTAGGACTTGACGTTGTCTTCTTGTTGCGGTTACTGATTCGAGCGTACTCGGCTTCCCGGTGTAGTAACGAGAGACAAGACGACGGAGAACTCAAGCATCGACCGGTGACGTACGATTGTTTACGGTGGTTGGTGAGAGCTAGATCTCTATCCATTTCTTGGGGGAGagaaaagatatattttaatatgagtGAGTATTTAGGTTTTATAATCGACGACAGAGTTTTGaggtaaaaataaatgaatggcTATAAAATATTGTAGAGTTTTAGCGGTCCAATCATATAATTTCTTGTTTTGTGGAGGCATGTAGCATTCATTGTGACGAACTTGTTAGTTCATGGTGGTcaactttttgttgttgtaatatCTGTTTTGGTAGTAAATCGGTATATTCTGGCTGTGTAAGAATCAGTACCACTTGCCAATCCTTAAAATAACTTGACTAGTAATAGTTATAATTAATAGTTTCACCTATACCACACATGTAAAAATATGTTCCACACTTCTATCATTAGGCGGTATGATTAATGAAATAACAGTGGGATCGTTTGTCGTAAAATGGACACGACATCACAGACTATCCCTACCAGCTTGAACGTGTCTTGTCGGGCTTTTAGATCCTCTCGCCAAACAAGTTACTACCATGTGTATCCTGACTTGTGACTTTGTGGGCCAACTATTACCTATAATAAAAGGAAAATgagcgacaaaaaaaaaacagattgtGAAAACGCTAGAAGGAGGGGTCGAACCTCCGACCTTGTGGTTAACAGCCACacgctctaaccaactgagctatTCCAGCTTTGTTATATACTGCAGAATAAAACCAGATTTAATACATGTTGACAAGCTATATGTAAACAGCTTTTACGATCATCATCCCGCAAGTTAAAATCACCTATGTTTACTGCATTTCTTCTTACATTAAAAAACTTTCAATTTAGATATAGAGTTTCCATTTAGGTAGGAAGTTACTGATGTAACTAAACTAATTTTACTTCGGGATCAAGTTTAAAATTGACAAAACCTAACCTTTTGACACATCGATAGGCTTGGAACCTCACATAATCacattcaaaacaaaacaaaaaaaaaatctcgaaGAGATAAGAGATTTTCTCCCCGAGAAAAAATGAAGAGAATAACAACAATAATCGCAACAACGTTTGTTATAGCCAACACTCTAATGGCGACGACTACAACTTCTCGAGCCTCTCTCAACCTCCTCCTTCGCCGCTCCCCTCCCAAACTTCGAAACTCTaaatttttctcttcttcttcttcttgtcagtTTCGTCCCTCGACTTTACCTAAATCATACCCGTGCCCCATCTGGTcctcctctttctccttctgCCTCCCTCCTAGATCCACCTCCACCTCTCTCCCCTTCCGCCACTTctcctcctctcctccctcCATGTCCTCCGCCATCGCCGCCGCCGCTTCCTCTTCCGTCTCCGATGAGAGTCTCCTCTCGTCGAATCCTCTCTTGCAGGACTTCGATTTCCCTCCGTTTGATTCCGTTGATGCTGAGCACGTTCGTCCCGGGATTCGTGCTCTGCTGCAGCACCTCGtatgttctcttcttcttcagtgttattcgttctatgattttaaaatcaatgttGAAACTATATTGTTATTGTTTGTATGGATTTGGATTTGAActgattataatataatattttccaGGAAGGTGAATTGGAGCAGTTAGAGAACTCTGTGGAGCCATCGTGGCCAAAACTGGTTGAACCGTTAGAGAAGCTCGTTGATCGGTTGAGTGTTGTTTGGGGAGTGATCAATCACCTTAAGGCGGTTAAGGACACTCCCGAGCTTCGTGCTGCCATTGAAGAAGTTCAGGTTGAATCTTGttatgtattttttgaaattagaattcAATTATCTTGTTTTACTAACTAACCATACTGTTCTTTCTTCTGCAGCCGGAGAAGGTGAAGTTTCAGCTCAGGCTGGGGCAAAGCAAGCCTATCTACAATGCCTTCAAAGCTATTCGTGAATCTCCTGAGTGGTCGTCGCTTAGTGAAGCTCGTCAACGTTTAGTTGAAGGCAAGTAGATTTAAATGGCTCACTTTAGTGACCTAACTGTTGTTATCTCTGTGCAACTTTTTAGTGTGCTGACTATTGTTTTGATCACTGTTTCAGCACAAATAAAGGAGGCGGTTCTCACTGGTATTGCTCTTGATGATGAAAAGAGAGAAGAGTTTAACAAAATTGAACAGGTTTTGATTTAAGTCACTGACACTAGTAAATGTCAGCTTGTTTAGTGATTGGTTGGTTCTATGTTTGTCACAGCTTTGTTTCTCCAAGAATTGTCATCTCTCAATAGTCAATACTATTAATATGcttaatctcttttttttttttgttctgtatTGTAGGAACTCGAGAAACTTTCCCATAAGTTTTCTGAGAATGTTTTGGATGCtacaaagaagtttgaaaagtTGATAACTGACAAGAAAGAGATGGATGGATTGCCTCCAAGTGCTCTTGGTCTATTTGCACAAGCTGCTGTGTCCAAGGTATCGATattaactataatatatatgcaaattcccatgttattttcttttgggGTTCGTCATTTTATTCTCTTGATATTTGTGTGTGACAAAAGGGTCATGAAAATGCAACTGCTGAGAATGGACCATGGGTCATTACACTGGATGCTCCTAGTTATCTCCCTGTCATGCAACATGCCAAAAACCGTGCTCTTCGTGAGGAACTCTACCGTGCGTATCTAACTCGTGCATCTTCTGGTGATTTGGATAACACAGCGATCATTGACCAAATCCTGAAGCTTCGATTGGAAAAGGCTAAACTTCTTGGTTACAACAATTACGCTGAGGTAGACTCAGCAACCTAAGTAAAaccatttctttttttctcttctggTTGGCTTAATGTCACTCTCTATTGTTTTAGGTAAGCATGACTATGAAAATGGCCACTGTTGAGAAAGCATCAGAGCTTTTAGAAAAGCTTCGTAGTGCTTCGTGGGGTCCAGCTGTTCAAGGTAACATGTTGACCACTGTTGTAACAGTCAAATATAGCGTGAGATTTGATACTCATGGTTCGTTTATATTGTATAAATTAGACATGGAAGACCTCAAGAGTTTCGCAAAGAGCCAAGGTGCTGAAGAATCTGGCAGCTTGACTCACTGGGACACCACTTTCTGGAGTGAGAGGCTTCGTGAATCCAAATACGATATTAATGAGGttctttctccttctctaaCTTGCAATACAACTTTATTGTTTTGAAAATCTTCATTCTTATTTGTCGTTTTGGTCTTTGTAGGAAGAACTACGTCCATATTTCTCCCTGCCAAAGGTTATGGATGGACTTTTCAGCCTAGCTAAGACATTATTTGGAGTCGATATAGAACCAGCAGATGGTGTAGCTCCGGTAAAATCTGGAACCCTATATTTTGCGTCACATGTGAGATACTAGTTAAAGCTTGttaattgacatatatatttataatctgAAGGTCTGGAACAGCGATGTTCGGTTCTACCGTGTCAAAGATTCTTCTGGAAGCCCAATCGCTTACTTTTACTTTGATCCATACTCTCGCCCTTCAGAGAAAAGAGGTGGTGCCTGGATGGGTGAGGTTTTTTCCCGTAGCCAAGTCATGGCTCAGAAAGGTACTTCCGTTAGGCTGCCTGTTGCGCACATGGTATGCAACCAAACTCCTCCAGTAGGTGACAAGCCAAGCCTTATGACATTCCGTGAGGTAAATGAAGAATCTAATCTTAAAGATTTTATTAAATCCTTTAAACCTGCTTATATCTTAGTATGACTTAAATTTGCTGACTTCATTTCACGCTAATATATACAGGTAGAGACTGTGTTTCATGAATTTGGACATGCTCTCCAGCATATGCTTACCAAGCAGGATGAGGGGCTAGTGGCTGGTATTCGAAATGTAGAGTGGGACGCGGTTGAATTACCATCACAGTTTATGGAAAATTGGTGCTACCACAGGTACTCTCGAGTTCATTACGAGTTACACTCTTTGTAATGTTTTTATAGTGGGAGTAAAAGCAGCGCTATGATTACTGGTTTCAGGGACACTTTGATGAGCATTGCGAAGCATTATCAAACAGGAGAAACACTCCCAGAGGAAATATACAAGAAACTCCTTGCTGCAAGAACATTCCGTGCAGGGTCCTTCAGTCTTCGTCAGGTGAATGCTTTTGATATTCAGTGccattttatgttttgtaatggATCAAGAaatttatgtgtgtgtgtgtaataATGATGATTTGATGGTTTCAGCTGAAATTCGCCAGTCTTGATTTGGAGCTTCACACAAATTACGTACCAGGTGGACCAGAATCCATCTACGATGTTGATCAAAGGGTATCAGTAAAAACCCAAGTTATCCCTCCACTTCCTGAGGATAGATTCCTCTGTGGCTTCAGTCACATATTTGCAGGTAACAGTCCTCAGTCATGAAACCCTGATAGAGATGTAtatatttttgctttattttttcaatCGTAACCATTCACCTATATACATGTCCATGAACTTCCAGGAGGATATGCAGCCGGCTACTACAGTTACAAGGTATAAAGAAAATTCTGAATCTCTGTATAGCAAAACTCCTAACGGGCTGTAACATGCTCACCCAAATTTCTGAATAAAAAACTTGCAGTGGGCAGAGGTTTTGTCTGCAGATGCATTTTCAGCGTTTGAAGACGCTGGACTGGACGACATGAAGGTATATTTATATGAACTCTAtactgaaatatatttttagagaCAAAAAGTTGAGAAACGAGATTATGAAACTTGTTTTTTGATGCAAACAGGCTGTTCAAGAAACAGGGCAGAGATTCAGAAACACAGTACTTGCACTTGGAGGAGGAAAAGCGCCTCTCAAGGTATATGTTTTGTTGTCATATGTTAATATCTTCAATATGTATTTTACGGCCATTGAGACATACTTTCTTAATGACTCGAAATTATGTTCAGGTGTTTGTTGAGTTTAGAGGACGTGAACCTTCACCAGAGCCTCTTCTCAGACACAATGGACTCTTGGCTGCCTCTGCTCCCGCTTGAGTATTTCATTACATTTGGTAGTACTTTAGTCTTCCAAAGTTAGATTTGATTGGATATAAGATGAAAAACTCGAACTTCTTCAACAAATAAgatattttttcagattttcCAACCATTTACATCACTCGGTTCTACATTGCATTGATTCTTCTTTCTCCTAGATTCACCTTCCCTGTTCATCATCTCACAAATACAATTAAACAACTTTCTAAATCTAAAAGGTGAATTAAATAACGAACTCCTCTCCATCAAACTATCATTTCTCTCTATCTAGCCATACCATCTTCTTCTCTAACTACTACTGCTTCCTAAGGTTTCCTCCCTTTACACCCACCTCTCTTGGAGCTTGAAGGCAGAACAATAGACTATCCTTGAGCTTCTTTTGCTTCCACAAATGGCGATTGAACACTATCTGCATCAGAATCACTACCTGATGAACTCCCGCCTGACCCTGAATCTGCAAATTAGCATCAAAACCATACAATGTTGTCAGCGATACACAATAAAGTGGAAACCTTTTGAGGTAGGGGATTTTGGAAAAGGGTTAAAGTAAAATATACCACTAGAGGAAGAACCGCTACTAGAACTAGAGCTGCCTGAAGAGCTAGACCCGCTACTAGCAGCAGCTGCTACTGCAGTACCATCTCTTTCGATCTCAACAGATGGGTAATCTTCGATTGGTATGTCTTCTCCAATGTCTACATCCTCTTCCCCTGCATCCCCTTTCCTCGTTCTCTTCTCCGCACTACCCATTTCTGCCTCCGAAGCCTGAGAGACAAGGTAAGAAACAACACTTAACTACAGTCGACAGACACAATAGCGGTTTCAATAGGATCAAGAGATTGTTTGCTTACCATGTGTCTAGCAGCTGGAGGAGTTGACACGTTAAGGATAAACCCTTGGCGCTTGATTTTGCTAGCCATCTTCTTGTAATTAGTCACGAAACGATCAAGCTCCCACAGAGTCTCATTGTCTACAGCTTCAATATCTAGCTCTATCTCATCTCCATCCTGAGCTAAATGACCGTTTCTCTTCCTAAGAATCTGAACCAACTGTCCAAGCTTCTCGGGAGGCAAGTCTTGTAGATTCATACCAAGCTTTGACTTCTCCTCCATTGTCATCAGCCTTTTGTTTGGATCCTTAGCTTTAGGCTTCGGTAACTTCCCTTTCCTCCCTTTGGTTACTTCACTCACATCAGGAGGTGCTTCCACTTCACTAACCGGCTGCGGAAGTGGCGGCTGAGGCTGAGGCTGAACAACCGGAGGAGGAGAAGGTGAAGGAGTTCGCTCTCGTGGCGGCTCAACTACTTGAGGAGGAGACAATGTAGGTTCTAAGGGCTTCACTGAATCCAACTTCTTCGCAATTGAGATCTGTTCAGTTCCTCTCCTCACATTCCCCTCCACTGGACTCTGACTCCACTGTCTTTGCTTCACCACCGGCTCAGAACGAGACGTTGAGCCAGTGAGCTTCACCAGCTGAGCTTCGAATTTCTTGAAAGCGGGATTAAACATCACATCAAACTGATCAAGAAGCTTCTCAGCCATAAAGTACACATCTTGCCCCTTGGGGTTATACGCCATCGCATTCCTGAACGTCAATCTAACATCAGTCGCGAAATCAAGCGGCGAAACGTAAAAGCCCTTTTCGAGATTCAGCTTAACCGTGCCCAGATCCATGGGCTTCTTCACGATGAGATGGTAGTCATGAAGCCCCAAACCAACCACATCGACGGGCGTGTTAAACACCCAGGCCCATTTGTGCTTCATCAGCTTAACCAACATCTGACCGCAAGTATTCAACATAGCCGCCAACACTCTCTCCGACTCCGGGTTCGAAGGAGTCTCTTCGGAAGCGAACGGATTGCATCGCTTCTTCGGTTTCTGCTTCTTCGATTCAACTCGAACTTGCTGAGACTCG
This genomic interval from Brassica napus cultivar Da-Ae chromosome A6, Da-Ae, whole genome shotgun sequence contains the following:
- the LOC106348114 gene encoding L-type lectin-domain containing receptor kinase IX.2-like — translated: MANSILFISLFILFPFVVDSLYFNITSFQPDDPSQNIVYHGDAAADEDGTVNFNSAARTSQVGWITYSKEVPIWSRRTGNASDFNTSFSFKIDARNLSEDSHGICFFLAPVGAPLPAYTPSGFLGLFGPNIDYKSSFDLVHIEFDTFSNPGWDPRDVASHVGINNNSLESSNYTSWNASLHSQDIGHARVSYDSVNKNLSVSWGYELTASDDESSSLSYIIDLAKVLPSEVMLGFIAAAGLNTGEHRLLSWELSSSLDPEKADNKTGLVIGIAVAVFVLVTVLVISTVVVWSRKRNSREITNMVSSSSINEDLEKETGGPRKFSYKDLVSATNGFSHQRKLGEGGFGAVYSGNLKQINKMVAVKKLSCGSRQGKKEFLNEVKVISKLRHRNLVQLIGWCNEENEFLLIYELMPNGGLNSHLFGKREGTLSWDTRYKIALGLASAILYLHEEWDQCVLHRDIKASNIMLDGDFNVKLGDFGLARVMSHKLDSHKTGLAGTFGYMAPEYVMTGCASKESDMYSFGIVLLEIVSGRKSLERRKEDEEEEGNSDDDDSESDEKSLVEKVWELYGKKELLSLGVDEKLGDDFNIEEAECLLVLGLWCGHPDKSSRPSIKQAIQVMKLESPLPANLPLKRPVATYYNSASSSSPPSVNSSRASITFSSKEFGR
- the LOC111198917 gene encoding uncharacterized protein LOC111198917 — translated: MDRDLALTNHRKQSYVTGRCLSSPSSCLSLLHREAEYARISNRNKKTTSSPRLRNLLRRLLFLVTSCGLKNAKPKRLIKFHYDAVSYAQNFDDGFNLRDDDRKGFRSLRTQSLHH
- the LOC125575851 gene encoding probable cytosolic oligopeptidase A; this translates as MKRITTIIATTFVIANTLMATTTTSRASLNLLLRRSPPKLRNSKFFSSSSSCQFRPSTLPKSYPCPIWSSSFSFCLPPRSTSTSLPFRHFSSSPPSMSSAIAAAASSSVSDESLLSSNPLLQDFDFPPFDSVDAEHVRPGIRALLQHLEGELEQLENSVEPSWPKLVEPLEKLVDRLSVVWGVINHLKAVKDTPELRAAIEEVQPEKVKFQLRLGQSKPIYNAFKAIRESPEWSSLSEARQRLVEAQIKEAVLTGIALDDEKREEFNKIEQELEKLSHKFSENVLDATKKFEKLITDKKEMDGLPPSALGLFAQAAVSKGHENATAENGPWVITLDAPSYLPVMQHAKNRALREELYRAYLTRASSGDLDNTAIIDQILKLRLEKAKLLGYNNYAEVSMTMKMATVEKASELLEKLRSASWGPAVQDMEDLKSFAKSQGAEESGSLTHWDTTFWSERLRESKYDINEEELRPYFSLPKVMDGLFSLAKTLFGVDIEPADGVAPVWNSDVRFYRVKDSSGSPIAYFYFDPYSRPSEKRGGAWMGEVFSRSQVMAQKGTSVRLPVAHMVCNQTPPVGDKPSLMTFREVETVFHEFGHALQHMLTKQDEGLVAGIRNVEWDAVELPSQFMENWCYHRDTLMSIAKHYQTGETLPEEIYKKLLAARTFRAGSFSLRQLKFASLDLELHTNYVPGGPESIYDVDQRVSVKTQVIPPLPEDRFLCGFSHIFAGGYAAGYYSYKWAEVLSADAFSAFEDAGLDDMKAVQETGQRFRNTVLALGGGKAPLKVFVEFRGREPSPEPLLRHNGLLAASAPA
- the LOC106348113 gene encoding transcription factor GTE7 — its product is MAPAVLSTLNEPSFHGQCGAVFMRKFTKQSVAENSTTPLPPLFTPNPNPNPNFDSSNPSNYGGYATFNLAGYNSSQLRELKKRFTSELEQIRILRERIESGTFESQQVRVESKKQKPKKRCNPFASEETPSNPESERVLAAMLNTCGQMLVKLMKHKWAWVFNTPVDVVGLGLHDYHLIVKKPMDLGTVKLNLEKGFYVSPLDFATDVRLTFRNAMAYNPKGQDVYFMAEKLLDQFDVMFNPAFKKFEAQLVKLTGSTSRSEPVVKQRQWSQSPVEGNVRRGTEQISIAKKLDSVKPLEPTLSPPQVVEPPRERTPSPSPPPVVQPQPQPPLPQPVSEVEAPPDVSEVTKGRKGKLPKPKAKDPNKRLMTMEEKSKLGMNLQDLPPEKLGQLVQILRKRNGHLAQDGDEIELDIEAVDNETLWELDRFVTNYKKMASKIKRQGFILNVSTPPAARHMASEAEMGSAEKRTRKGDAGEEDVDIGEDIPIEDYPSVEIERDGTAVAAAASSGSSSSGSSSSSSGSSSSDSGSGGSSSGSDSDADSVQSPFVEAKEAQG